The genomic stretch ATTCTTTAACTTCTCTGTAAATTTTTGGTACCattcttgaaaaaggaaaactaTAAGGATATTTTATATCATCTGGAATATCTCCTTCCCATGGAAAAGACAATAATACCTCATTCAATTCTTCTTGATTCTCCACCTACAACATGATGAACAATAATATTAGGTGTATGTGTAGTTAATGTTGAACAGCTGCTTTCCGATCAGAATTATACAGGGAGTTGCAATTAAACATAAGAAAATTGGTATTGGCCATTGTCAACATGAAAcactttgtataatttttttataagaaattcgtttttaaaaatacaaatcgacgTGTCTAAGCgtatttcttatcttatttatttattaatgaatttattccatttggctgtttcacaatttgaaaatttgatataaaacatTACCTGTCATCATAAACTGAGTGAGTGAGTTATATTGAATTTGGAGCTTCAATATACTTACTTTGATTGGTTGAAAATCTTCTgctgataaaatttttctaaacacCTGGACCCATCTCTGCATCAATACTTCCGTATAATGATCTCTCAATTCTCTTACCAATTCCCACAGAGGTTTTACAGAATAACCATAGTTTCTCAAAGTTGTGCAAAATAACATTATCAAATCTTTTATTCTTAGGATTAAAGTAGCATCAGTACAATAAGcctgaaaattttacaatattacaCAATATACACATTGTAATCTCGaacaaagaattttattttttttcttactgAATTTGTTTGGAGAGCTGTAACAATTTTGGATAATGCCATGGACCACATTTCATCTAAAAACGCTCTTGTAATTAAACCTCTACCAGTATTTAGAACATGGTCTTCAAGGATAAAGAAACCAAGAATTGCATGGATATAGGAGCGGTAGCTTGCTTCAGATTCATGCTGAAcataataaaaagatataaatttttgtaccgagttaacttttaaaataatccTGATATAATGGAGTTTcataacttatttaaaaacacaaTTACTACAATGGTCTATGTACTTACCATATTTGTTGGTGGTTGTAGAACTAACCTAACTTGCTTAGTTCTTTCTGCTCGATAATATGTTTCAAATGTTGAGGATCTTCCTAGTACATGGGCAATGTGTAAACCTCTGTATATTGGTGAAAAGTCTATTAATTCTTGAGCACTTCGGTCCTCATCTAAAGACTGACCTGTTTGGTAATTCagcaattaaaaattaaattatcctAATACTAGTTCTAGtccaagaaaaataaatgtaacatcaatttatgaataatatatttgagaaatcGGAAGTTTCTGAAACTTGTTTTATCATcacaattcaatttttatgaatcaCTCACCAAGTGGTTGTGGAgctattcttttcttttttctaccTACCACAGTAGGATCACTTGCTAATTGTTCACTAGTctgaaattaatacaaataattatttaaatatataatccACTAGTATAACTTACATGTTTAATTGCCACTTCTCCAACTTTAGgagaaaattttcttatgttttctaaaaaatctttcaaatcaGACATCGAAGCAGCTTCAATTTTCTCTCGATATCTAAAATAATTcatagaataaataattaatgattagttttgtttttaccATTACTTTGGAATATTCTCTTGTAGTTGCTTTGAAAATCTGTAATTTGCAACATGGGGTAAATGTAAATGTTCTAATTCTTCAAGTGTTTTGAGAGCCGGGTAATATCTGCAAAACATAACATAttaattattctgaaaaaattgttacgAAATCCTTCACAACATGGACCGTAAAGACGATCCTGTCTGGTCATGATAGAGGAATCTAAAGTTTGGCAAGTGCGCTCTGAATTTGATCTACTGGTTTAAAGACTAGCATCTAAGAACCAATTGGTAACAATACGAGAATCATGATAAACGCTAGAAAAGAGTTTAATCAGTATATCAAGCAGGGGGGATCActccataaatttattttgtatgttAAATATTATCCATAACTTGATGAAGCTGTTCGAATTTATTTCGTTCTTTGAAAAGATCATGTAATCTTGTGTACTGAGAACCCCCTGGTCTTGAAAGACAGCCCTATGGATACCTAATTTGAATTGTAAAAActaagtaaaacaaaactttagatatattttataaaaagtaaagagttttttattcatataatagGTTTTGTGAAGTTTTGAAAAGAGGAAGTTATTTTGCTGTACACTGTGCAATGATTCCAGTATTTAAAATCCTTTGTTACCTTTTGTCTGCAATCTGTTTCTGTAACTTAGAATAACTCGTTAAAACAGGTAAGCATAAATTAAGTTGAGCTATGACTACAGCTATATTACTCTGAACTTTTCTAGCTTGCAATAATTCTGATCCAGACTTTGTTATCCCTTCTGCAGCAACATGAACTTGTTTGTCCAATGTTATAACCTGGCTCTAAAACAACAAACTTCAATTGCTATATGGATAGTCACTGTGCATTCTTACATTCAGCTTGTTTGCCTGAGATTTAACTTCTAATAGCTCTTTAACGGATTCTATAAATCCTTGATAATATACATTGCACAGCCTTTCAATATCTTTGTCATGGTGTTTAATTCGTTcatttagtttttgtttaaactcAATGTGTTCTTCGTTATCAAAAATTGCTCTAAAATAGaagtattaatgaaaaaaaaaggtgGAAGAAAATTATACGAATACCTGAATGTTGGACCCCAGTAGTCATCTATGCCTTCAATCTCTTGTAAATATAAATCATGCTGTAAGTTTACTTCTGGTACAACTTTTTGGTCCATggttatttgaattatttcagaaaaattatacCATATACTATAGGTACAGCTATTTACTACACGATCATATTTCTAAAGggttactaaaataaataaccgAAACCACAGAAATCTATTAATTACCTCAGTTATCAGCTCTTTTCTAAGTTATCTATGATCGTCTACAAAGATTACATACTCGATAGATCtgccactctgtataaaaatttgacgacaAAGTTCGATTTTAGCGACATCTCTCGGATTGGCTCCATACCAAGAAAAAGATTTCTATAGATTTGATATAAGGTTCATATCCATGCTAACTTcgcgggaaatttgaaaataactcgaGTAATTTTAAATACTCGAAGCAAGTTGTCGCATCAAATTgtcaatgaaacaaaaatattacgcaaaatactttcattttgctaacatttcaaattcaaatattgttgtttacaagaaaatataagtacctgaaattaaatgaaatattttgtaaaatattttgtttccatttacaatttatgtgacaaccaGGTCGGAccatataaatttcaaaattaaatggtttatataagatgtaggtagatggaatattgaaacacaggatgattattataatttttattttgtttttgacattttataactatatccacaaacaaaaaattttccttcagACTTTAGCAGACTTAAGAATGTCAACAGTGAGATGCTGAAgtgtttgaaaaatgtttgtttgtaCATGGTacatacaatggtatataaaaaactgattttataaccatggataaTTAATGCTTACCATTGTCTTTCTTGCAGCTTTCCCTATATTTAACATATGCCATATTCATCACAACATCGGATTCTTTATATTGTTGACCTTTgtccttcaaaattttattaatattaacaaacatatttacataatccttatgatctgaacaaaatattgaggaaatgtcTGTCAAATTCTCCaaactaaatatttgtttctttatgccTAATGGATTGATTAACTAGGGCAATCTTTCCAAGATTTTATCAGAaaagcttttaaaaatatcacataATTTTGCTGAAGGcgcacataaaacatttttttatgttccctagaatatattgatgaatttgccttaattaattcgtttgacaatattatatttttacacaagTGGCATTTgagacttttaaataatttcttcactaCTGAACCTGCCACATAAGGAGTGACAAGATCTgatcctgtatattttgagctTCTATTGAATGATTTATAAATTGGGACATTGACTATTGGAGGAAAtagcaattcttttcctctgcatAACTTTTCTCTAGGATTTATAAGAAGTTTATTGTCATAGTACCAGATAAATGTAGAGTTGgcagtgaaagtttttttaacctgccattggggtttctacaaattggttcaaaatgaaTGTCACATATTCTATGTGATGATAATACTGTAAGCATTAACTTGGGATTATTTATTCTTTACAACCAAATTCTGCAAACGTCTTCATTTGTAGGatggaatgtctataaaaaagtaaaatcaggataaaatcattcaacatatttaaccattcaacaaaatgatttcctaaatacaaattaatgaagtaAGAAGAAAAGAGTATTCTCGTATAGAtatgaacttgatttcaa from Diorhabda sublineata isolate icDioSubl1.1 chromosome 5, icDioSubl1.1, whole genome shotgun sequence encodes the following:
- the LOC130444639 gene encoding exocyst complex component 6 produces the protein MDQKVVPEVNLQHDLYLQEIEGIDDYWGPTFRAIFDNEEHIEFKQKLNERIKHHDKDIERLCNVYYQGFIESVKELLEVKSQANKLNSQVITLDKQVHVAAEGITKSGSELLQARKVQSNIAVVIAQLNLCLPVLTSYSKLQKQIADKRYYPALKTLEELEHLHLPHVANYRFSKQLQENIPKYREKIEAASMSDLKDFLENIRKFSPKVGEVAIKHTSEQLASDPTVVGRKKKRIAPQPLGQSLDEDRSAQELIDFSPIYRGLHIAHVLGRSSTFETYYRAERTKQVRLVLQPPTNMHESEASYRSYIHAILGFFILEDHVLNTGRGLITRAFLDEMWSMALSKIVTALQTNSAYCTDATLILRIKDLIMLFCTTLRNYGYSVKPLWELVRELRDHYTEVLMQRWVQVFRKILSAEDFQPIKVENQEELNEVLLSFPWEGDIPDDIKYPYSFPFSRMVPKIYREVKEFIYACVKFSEDLNLSQVEVDEMIRKSMNLLLTRTFNGCLSSTFRSPHVNLQEIIQIIVDTGYLEEANIYLDEFISNITGEESRGANFGLVHGQSALFSVSREEAVRQICEKLKQKLDEFIELENYDWLLVEPKGHASSYISDIIAFLQTTFQSFTNIPLEAAQIACKSACDHIAKSLFAMLMNEEIKQISMGALNQLNLDLLQCEQFAASEPVKDLPEGALLSYFESLREILDLFISWDWPTYFHDYAQDTSKYSKVNPDIAIVLLEKLREGDKKTMFTVLKKSERDKKKLLDTVLKQLRQLSQIPPGK